From the Oleiharenicola lentus genome, one window contains:
- a CDS encoding sialate O-acetylesterase: protein MKLLRPALLSVVFTLPCAALELAPPFTDHAVLQRDMAVPVWGWDDQPGADVTVSFAGQTKRTRVNTSGIWRADLDPLPANATGADLVVTRGNTSITLRDVVVGEVWLASGQSNMEWGLGSSPKLFAVEKTKPANPLIRHLRVEHTGADLPTGRVPTSGWQTATPDTIGGFTAVGYFFAQSVAAKLNVPVGILNASWGGTAIESWMPEPVLRTHRSWPALNRTMQDAMAVWPERYAAQPGLEAAWAKAHEDNRTKGTPVTMQWPRPPMGPGSGFMPARLYNGMIAPLAPYALRGAFWYQGESNVGRHRDYAELLPAMIGAWRASWPLGDFPFFVVQLPNYEGWDKETGTGWAYQREAQEIAVRRTPATGLAVIIDGTEPTDLHPQDKVPVGDRLARLALARIHGVRGLADSGPVVQAVAREGAGFRVTFAYADGLKSTAAEVGGFEIAGADRVFHPATAKIEGATVVVSAAAVPQPVALRYAFRNVPNSTLANAAGLPAAPFRTDGW, encoded by the coding sequence ATGAAACTGCTCCGCCCCGCCCTGTTGTCCGTCGTTTTCACCCTGCCCTGCGCCGCCCTCGAGCTCGCGCCGCCCTTCACCGACCACGCCGTGCTCCAGCGTGACATGGCTGTTCCGGTTTGGGGCTGGGACGACCAGCCGGGCGCGGACGTGACGGTGAGCTTCGCCGGCCAGACCAAGCGCACGCGCGTGAACACCAGCGGCATCTGGCGCGCCGACCTCGATCCGTTGCCGGCCAACGCCACTGGCGCCGACCTCGTGGTCACGCGCGGCAACACGAGTATCACTTTGCGCGATGTCGTCGTCGGCGAGGTGTGGCTCGCCTCCGGCCAATCCAACATGGAGTGGGGTCTCGGCAGCTCGCCGAAGCTTTTCGCTGTCGAGAAGACCAAGCCCGCCAACCCGCTCATCCGCCACCTCCGCGTGGAGCACACCGGCGCCGACCTGCCCACGGGCCGGGTTCCAACCAGCGGCTGGCAGACGGCCACGCCCGACACCATCGGCGGCTTCACCGCGGTCGGCTATTTCTTCGCGCAAAGCGTCGCGGCGAAACTCAACGTGCCCGTCGGCATCCTGAACGCCTCGTGGGGCGGCACCGCGATCGAGTCGTGGATGCCCGAGCCGGTGTTGCGCACGCACCGCAGCTGGCCGGCCCTGAACCGGACCATGCAGGACGCGATGGCCGTCTGGCCCGAACGCTACGCCGCCCAGCCCGGCCTCGAAGCCGCCTGGGCCAAGGCCCATGAGGACAACCGCACGAAGGGCACTCCGGTCACGATGCAATGGCCGCGTCCGCCGATGGGACCCGGCTCGGGCTTCATGCCGGCCCGCCTCTACAACGGTATGATCGCCCCTCTCGCGCCCTACGCGCTGCGCGGCGCGTTCTGGTATCAGGGCGAGTCCAACGTCGGCCGCCACCGGGACTACGCCGAGCTGCTGCCCGCGATGATCGGCGCCTGGCGCGCCTCATGGCCGTTGGGCGATTTTCCGTTCTTCGTCGTGCAGCTGCCCAACTACGAAGGTTGGGACAAGGAAACCGGCACCGGCTGGGCCTACCAGCGCGAGGCGCAGGAAATCGCCGTGCGGCGCACACCCGCGACCGGGCTCGCCGTGATCATTGACGGCACCGAGCCGACCGACCTGCACCCGCAGGACAAAGTGCCCGTCGGCGACCGCCTCGCCCGACTGGCCCTCGCGCGCATCCATGGTGTGCGCGGGCTCGCCGACTCCGGACCGGTCGTGCAGGCCGTGGCGCGCGAAGGGGCGGGGTTCCGCGTGACCTTCGCCTACGCCGACGGCCTGAAGAGCACTGCGGCCGAGGTCGGCGGTTTTGAAATCGCCGGGGCCGACCGTGTGTTCCATCCCGCGACCGCGAAGATCGAGGGCGCGACCGTCGTCGTCAGCGCCGCCGCCGTGCCGCAGCCCGTGGCGCTGCGTTATGCGTTTCGCAACGTGCCCAACTCCACCCTGGCCAACGCCGCCGGCTTGCCGGCCGCTCCGTTCCGCACGGACGGTTGGTAA
- a CDS encoding CinA family nicotinamide mononucleotide deamidase-related protein, producing MAHSSAHLDPARNGAPTTTSLRYELLTLGDELLLGLTANAHLTWIGAQLGRRGVQLQRNTTVTDEAEAIVALVRESWARADVIITTGGLGPTCDDRTREAVAAVLGQKLVFDPQIEQAIRARFARFQRVPTANNLKQAWRFERGDVLPNGNGTAPGLWVEQDGKILIMLPGPPNELQPMFTEQVIPRLAALGKLADHEAYIQIRSIGVGESALETMFECTFSRHPGLGIAFCAHQGQVDCRISSPDGRYGMEKLRAIASECAALLGDNLLCFGHDSLAQVVADQLKLQGRTLAVAEASTGGLLANAFAELCGACKFFQGGIVISNNEAKTLLLECPECLLKQHGAVSAECAVAMASGVAEKLGSDYGLAVTGFSGPCTGAGENPVGGIFIGLHTPAGVWAKQLSYPGPRAAVKKRAINDAIDWLRREALKESRRIAAPSVN from the coding sequence ATGGCACACTCCTCGGCACACTTGGATCCGGCGCGCAACGGCGCGCCCACTACAACTTCCCTCCGCTACGAACTCCTCACCCTGGGTGACGAGCTGCTGCTTGGGCTGACGGCGAATGCCCACCTCACTTGGATCGGGGCGCAGCTGGGCCGGCGGGGCGTGCAGCTGCAGCGCAACACGACCGTGACCGACGAGGCCGAGGCCATCGTGGCGCTCGTGCGCGAGAGCTGGGCGCGGGCCGACGTCATCATCACGACCGGCGGCCTCGGGCCGACCTGCGACGACCGCACGCGTGAGGCCGTGGCCGCGGTGCTCGGGCAGAAACTCGTTTTTGATCCGCAGATCGAGCAGGCCATTCGCGCGCGTTTCGCGCGGTTCCAGCGCGTGCCCACGGCCAACAACCTGAAGCAGGCCTGGCGCTTTGAGCGCGGCGACGTTTTGCCCAACGGCAACGGCACGGCGCCCGGCCTCTGGGTCGAGCAGGACGGCAAGATCCTCATCATGCTGCCCGGCCCGCCCAACGAGCTGCAGCCGATGTTCACCGAGCAGGTCATCCCGCGCCTCGCCGCGCTGGGCAAGCTCGCCGACCACGAGGCCTACATCCAGATCCGCTCGATCGGCGTCGGCGAGTCGGCGCTCGAGACGATGTTCGAATGCACCTTCAGTCGCCACCCGGGTCTCGGCATCGCGTTCTGCGCGCACCAGGGGCAGGTGGACTGCCGCATCAGTTCGCCCGACGGCCGCTACGGCATGGAGAAGCTCCGCGCCATCGCCAGCGAGTGTGCCGCACTCCTCGGCGACAATCTCCTGTGCTTCGGGCACGACAGTCTCGCGCAGGTCGTGGCCGACCAGCTCAAGCTCCAGGGCCGCACCCTCGCCGTGGCGGAGGCGAGCACGGGCGGCCTGCTCGCCAACGCGTTCGCCGAGCTCTGCGGCGCGTGCAAGTTCTTCCAGGGCGGAATCGTGATTTCCAACAACGAGGCCAAGACCCTCCTGCTCGAGTGTCCCGAGTGCCTGCTCAAGCAGCACGGCGCCGTGAGCGCCGAGTGCGCCGTGGCGATGGCGAGCGGCGTGGCGGAGAAACTCGGCTCCGACTACGGCCTCGCGGTCACGGGCTTTTCCGGCCCCTGCACCGGCGCCGGCGAGAACCCCGTCGGCGGCATTTTCATCGGCCTGCACACGCCCGCTGGCGTCTGGGCCAAGCAGCTGAGCTATCCCGGTCCGCGCGCCGCGGTGAAGAAGCGCGCCATCAACGATGCCATCGACTGGCTCCGCCGCGAAGCCCTGAAGGAATCCCGCCGCATCGCCGCCCCGTCGGTGAATTGA
- a CDS encoding Dabb family protein, with translation MLYHCVYFWLKPELTAEQRAEFRRGVESLKGIKAVEKVSIGVPAKTTARPVIDASYDVALIVECKDVAAEAAYQVDPLHLAFVANFKTYWTRVQIYDSE, from the coding sequence ATGCTTTATCACTGCGTTTATTTCTGGCTGAAACCCGAGCTCACCGCCGAGCAACGTGCGGAATTCCGCCGCGGCGTCGAGAGCCTCAAGGGCATCAAGGCCGTCGAGAAGGTGTCCATCGGCGTCCCCGCCAAGACCACGGCCCGTCCCGTGATCGACGCCAGCTACGACGTGGCGCTCATCGTCGAGTGCAAGGACGTCGCCGCCGAGGCCGCCTACCAGGTGGACCCGCTGCACCTCGCCTTCGTGGCCAACTTCAAGACCTATTGGACCCGCGTCCAGATCTACGACTCCGAATAA
- a CDS encoding TspO/MBR family protein, whose product MLVAFIGAAFVAGAIGSAATFENVRSWYPTLTKPTWNPPNWIFGPVWTTLYVLMGTAVWRVWRTGPAARPLVIGYFVHLLPNALWSILFFGLKQPAWALADILLLWVLLVWLLVGFWRADRLAGVLWLPYVLWVTFATALNSAIVRLN is encoded by the coding sequence ATGCTCGTCGCCTTTATCGGTGCTGCCTTTGTGGCCGGCGCCATCGGCTCGGCGGCGACGTTTGAGAACGTCCGCTCCTGGTATCCCACACTGACGAAGCCGACGTGGAATCCGCCGAACTGGATCTTCGGCCCGGTGTGGACGACGCTCTACGTGCTGATGGGCACGGCCGTCTGGCGGGTGTGGCGCACGGGTCCCGCGGCGCGCCCGCTGGTGATCGGCTACTTCGTCCACCTCCTGCCCAACGCCCTGTGGTCGATCCTGTTCTTCGGCCTGAAGCAGCCCGCCTGGGCGCTCGCCGACATTCTCCTGCTCTGGGTCCTGCTCGTCTGGTTGCTTGTTGGTTTCTGGCGCGCCGACCGCCTCGCCGGCGTGCTTTGGCTGCCCTACGTCCTCTGGGTCACTTTCGCGACCGCTCTGAACTCGGCGATTGTGCGGCTGAACTGA
- a CDS encoding sirohydrochlorin chelatase — translation MPAPLTFLMDNGSLAPAATLGLRALAAKLGERIGQPVSPVSLLHSSAVPAEKLEGTPAEILEPALERRLATGQTDFLVVPLFFGPSGALTDYLPKRLVHLRGKHPALNVRLAAPLFAADDDRLARILADQVRAAGASARRVALVDHGSPAKAVTDVRNELACQLAGQLGPAYTVSPASMERREGSAYDFCEPLLERLLRSPGWNAGEVIVAMQFLLPGRHAGPDGDVAEICRAAETASGGTLRTTMTGLVAEHPLLVGILADRWRATDSL, via the coding sequence ATGCCCGCCCCGCTCACGTTCCTGATGGACAACGGCTCACTCGCGCCCGCCGCCACGCTTGGTTTACGGGCGCTGGCCGCGAAGCTTGGCGAGCGGATCGGGCAGCCGGTCTCGCCGGTCTCGCTGCTGCATTCGAGCGCGGTGCCGGCGGAAAAACTTGAGGGCACGCCGGCCGAAATCCTTGAACCCGCCCTGGAACGCCGGCTCGCCACCGGGCAGACAGACTTTCTCGTCGTCCCGCTCTTTTTCGGCCCAAGCGGCGCGCTCACGGACTACCTGCCGAAACGGCTCGTCCATCTGCGCGGCAAGCACCCCGCACTCAACGTCCGATTGGCCGCCCCGTTGTTCGCCGCCGACGACGACCGGCTCGCACGCATCCTCGCCGACCAGGTGCGCGCCGCGGGCGCATCTGCCCGCCGTGTCGCCCTGGTGGACCACGGCAGCCCGGCGAAGGCCGTCACCGACGTGCGCAACGAGCTGGCCTGCCAGCTCGCGGGCCAACTCGGCCCCGCCTACACCGTTTCGCCCGCCAGCATGGAACGCCGCGAAGGCTCGGCCTACGATTTCTGCGAGCCGTTGCTCGAACGGCTCCTGCGTTCACCCGGCTGGAACGCCGGCGAGGTGATCGTCGCGATGCAGTTCCTGCTGCCCGGTCGCCACGCCGGCCCGGACGGCGACGTCGCGGAAATTTGCCGCGCGGCCGAGACGGCGAGCGGCGGGACTTTGCGCACCACGATGACCGGGCTCGTGGCGGAGCACCCGCTGTTGGTGGGAATTTTAGCGGATCGGTGGCGGGCGACCGATTCTTTGTAG
- a CDS encoding SDR family NAD(P)-dependent oxidoreductase, translating to MPSLANQVVIVTGASAGIGEATARRLVRGGAKVVLTARRQDRLNALAHALDPTGANVLAVAGDVTSDADRRKWVEATLAKFGRIDGLVNNAGYGTRGPVEIVPVDLIRKNYETNIFSLIALTQLVIPTMRAQGGGCIVNIGSVAGRIARPLSSIYDSTKHALEAITDGLRGELKPFGIRVALVRPGFITTEFIDAANAVSADVLANAGPYAPYYKGYHEGTTKLRTFAGQPDDIARLVEKALASDDPAPRYNGPFHAKIFLFLRWLLPRRVMGWMVRLKG from the coding sequence ATGCCTTCTCTCGCCAACCAGGTCGTGATCGTCACCGGGGCCTCGGCCGGCATCGGCGAGGCCACGGCGCGGCGGCTGGTACGCGGCGGGGCAAAGGTGGTCCTCACCGCGCGGCGGCAGGACCGGCTCAACGCCCTCGCGCATGCGCTTGATCCGACCGGGGCGAACGTGCTCGCGGTCGCCGGCGACGTGACCAGCGACGCCGACCGGCGCAAGTGGGTGGAGGCGACGCTCGCGAAGTTCGGCCGCATTGACGGGCTCGTGAACAACGCCGGCTACGGCACGCGCGGCCCGGTCGAGATCGTGCCGGTGGATCTCATTCGGAAAAACTACGAGACGAATATTTTCTCCCTCATCGCGCTCACCCAGCTCGTGATCCCGACGATGCGCGCGCAGGGCGGCGGGTGCATCGTCAACATCGGCTCCGTGGCCGGCCGCATCGCGCGTCCGCTCTCCAGCATCTACGACTCCACCAAGCACGCGCTCGAGGCCATCACCGACGGCCTGCGCGGCGAGCTGAAACCCTTCGGCATCCGCGTGGCACTCGTGCGACCGGGGTTCATCACCACCGAATTCATCGACGCCGCCAACGCCGTCTCCGCCGACGTGCTGGCGAACGCCGGGCCCTACGCACCCTACTACAAGGGCTACCACGAGGGCACGACGAAGCTCCGCACCTTCGCCGGCCAGCCCGACGACATCGCCCGACTCGTGGAAAAGGCGCTCGCGAGCGACGACCCCGCCCCACGTTACAACGGCCCCTTTCACGCCAAGATTTTCCTGTTCCTCCGCTGGCTCCTGCCGCGCCGCGTGATGGGCTGGATGGTGCGGCTGAAAGGGTAG
- a CDS encoding mucoidy inhibitor MuiA family protein — translation MKTPRLLLALGLLSAFLRLSAAPVDSRISAVTVYQDRAVVTRTATVQLSGGTAELIFAHLPQALNEQSLQVSGKGTAQASILDVSAKQTYVDYTPDARVKELEDQLKAFAKQMRGYDDRANLLNTQQAMLDRMEAALFALPTKDVPRPELNQFTTSLNFLIEQKSKLVTERATLDEQREELQNRANTVQAQLQELRGAGGKAFKTVTVRVAAAQAGSLEVALSYTVPGASWVPSYDARVASSERTVQLDYFGIVRQGTGEDWKDVALTLSTARPSLGGAAPVLSVWQLDLYNPIALREQAERSRRNDMMMAKAAAAPSVNMQTLTTNGVGNEADFELKDARYSSATIEAGATSASFKIAVSSSIPSDNSPQKVPVTSAALKAVPEYLTVPKRQTAAFLTSKVVNSSEFPLLAGAMNVFLDGTFVATSGLRTVMSGEKFDLALGVDDGIAIKHKRVQKFTEDTGLTNSGKRITYEYLITVQNNKKTMERVIVADQVPLSRNEKIVVKLLSPDAKDVKPTDEGTLKWTLDLKPGEKRELTVKFTVEYDNTVNVAGLE, via the coding sequence ATGAAAACTCCCCGTCTGCTCCTCGCCCTCGGTCTTCTGTCTGCCTTCCTGCGCTTAAGCGCCGCACCGGTGGACTCCCGCATCTCCGCGGTCACGGTCTATCAGGACCGCGCCGTCGTCACCCGCACCGCCACGGTGCAGCTTAGCGGCGGCACCGCCGAGCTGATCTTCGCCCACCTGCCGCAGGCGCTCAACGAGCAGTCGCTGCAGGTCAGCGGCAAGGGCACGGCCCAGGCCAGCATCCTCGACGTCAGCGCGAAGCAGACCTACGTGGATTACACGCCCGATGCGCGCGTGAAGGAACTCGAGGACCAGCTCAAGGCCTTCGCCAAGCAGATGCGCGGCTACGACGACCGCGCCAACCTCCTGAACACGCAGCAGGCCATGCTCGACCGGATGGAAGCCGCGCTCTTCGCGCTGCCGACCAAGGACGTCCCGCGCCCCGAGCTGAACCAGTTCACCACCTCGCTCAACTTCCTGATCGAGCAGAAGAGCAAGCTCGTCACCGAGCGCGCCACCCTCGACGAACAGCGCGAGGAGCTGCAAAACCGGGCCAACACCGTGCAGGCCCAGTTGCAGGAGCTGCGCGGCGCCGGCGGCAAGGCCTTCAAGACCGTGACGGTGCGCGTCGCCGCCGCCCAGGCTGGCTCGCTCGAGGTGGCGCTCAGCTACACCGTGCCCGGCGCCTCGTGGGTGCCGAGCTACGACGCCCGCGTCGCCAGCAGCGAGCGCACCGTGCAGCTCGATTACTTCGGCATTGTCCGCCAAGGCACCGGCGAGGACTGGAAAGACGTCGCCCTCACGCTCTCGACCGCTCGTCCGTCACTCGGTGGCGCGGCGCCGGTGCTGAGCGTGTGGCAGCTGGACCTCTACAATCCGATCGCCTTGCGCGAGCAGGCGGAACGGAGCCGTCGCAATGACATGATGATGGCCAAGGCCGCCGCCGCGCCCTCGGTCAACATGCAAACGCTGACCACAAACGGCGTGGGCAATGAAGCTGATTTTGAGTTGAAGGACGCCCGTTACTCCAGCGCCACGATTGAGGCCGGTGCGACGAGCGCCTCGTTCAAGATCGCCGTCAGTTCCAGCATCCCGAGCGACAACTCTCCGCAGAAGGTCCCGGTGACAAGCGCCGCGCTCAAGGCCGTGCCCGAATACCTCACCGTGCCGAAGCGCCAAACCGCGGCCTTCCTCACGAGCAAGGTCGTCAACAGCTCCGAGTTCCCGCTGCTCGCCGGCGCGATGAACGTGTTCCTCGACGGCACCTTCGTCGCCACCAGCGGCCTGCGCACGGTCATGAGCGGCGAGAAGTTCGACCTCGCCCTCGGCGTGGACGACGGCATCGCGATCAAGCACAAGCGCGTGCAGAAGTTCACCGAGGACACCGGCCTGACCAACTCCGGCAAGCGCATCACCTATGAATACCTGATCACGGTCCAGAACAACAAGAAGACCATGGAACGCGTGATCGTCGCCGACCAGGTGCCGCTTTCGCGCAACGAGAAGATCGTCGTGAAGCTGCTCTCACCCGACGCCAAGGACGTGAAGCCCACCGACGAAGGCACGCTCAAGTGGACGCTCGACCTCAAGCCCGGCGAGAAACGCGAGCTGACCGTGAAGTTCACCGTCGAATACGACAACACGGTGAATGTCGCGGGATTGGAGTGA
- a CDS encoding helix-turn-helix transcriptional regulator, with the protein MPATPAPAAGWTFLTNHTHVLVCLDRNADITLREVAQQVGITERAVHAIVTALEEEGVLTRTREGQRNRYKLNRGYRLRHPLESHRRIGDLLDLVGKG; encoded by the coding sequence ATGCCCGCCACCCCTGCTCCGGCCGCCGGCTGGACCTTTCTGACCAACCACACCCATGTGCTGGTGTGCCTGGACCGGAACGCGGACATCACGCTGCGGGAGGTCGCCCAGCAGGTCGGCATCACCGAGCGGGCGGTCCATGCGATCGTGACCGCGCTCGAGGAAGAGGGCGTGCTCACGCGCACCCGCGAGGGCCAGCGCAACCGCTACAAGCTCAACCGCGGCTACCGGTTGCGGCACCCGCTGGAATCCCATCGCCGCATCGGCGATCTGCTCGATCTGGTGGGCAAGGGCTGA
- a CDS encoding excinuclease ABC subunit UvrC, giving the protein MPVDLKEKVRALPETPGVYLMKDRLGRIIYVGKAKSLKKRVSTYFQAGRTRALRHQPKIRTLIEMIADFEIIEVKSEPEALLLEGKLIKQWRPKYNTDFTDDKRFLLVRLNADAELPRFVLTRFRKDDRSRYFGPFAHSGLLRRTLASMRKQFGVLLGDTQPVKLPDGRWRLYDDVRAELYGWPNEVTAEDYRARVDQACAFLDGKSREWLNELREEMTARAAKQEFEKAAELRDVVLALERTLAKTRKFTRDLTKLRPDAEALRSLQEALGLESPPAHMECFDISHISGTFVVASMVHFTDGQPDKDEYRRFSIKSFIGNDDFRAMEEVVGRRYRRLIEEKKMFPDLVVIDGGRGQIAAALKAFVALECPPPAMIGLAKKHETIIFPDARAPLNLPLSHPGLNLLQRLRDEAHRFANTYNADLRSRKIKESILDDFPGLGEKRKTVLLEHFGTIDKLRSASVEKIAEVEGFGPKLAAELRAFLDAAKPTGSVPD; this is encoded by the coding sequence ATGCCCGTTGACCTGAAGGAGAAAGTCCGCGCCCTGCCCGAGACGCCCGGCGTTTACCTCATGAAGGACCGCCTCGGGCGCATCATCTACGTGGGCAAGGCCAAGAGCCTCAAGAAGCGCGTCTCAACCTACTTCCAGGCCGGCCGCACCCGCGCGCTCCGCCACCAGCCCAAGATCCGCACGCTCATCGAGATGATCGCCGACTTCGAGATCATCGAGGTCAAGTCCGAGCCCGAGGCCCTGCTCCTCGAGGGCAAGCTGATCAAGCAGTGGCGCCCGAAATACAACACGGACTTCACCGACGACAAACGCTTCCTCCTCGTGCGCCTCAACGCCGACGCCGAGCTCCCGCGCTTCGTCCTCACGCGCTTCCGCAAGGACGACCGCTCGCGCTACTTCGGGCCCTTCGCCCACTCCGGCCTCCTCCGCCGCACGCTCGCGTCCATGCGCAAGCAGTTCGGCGTGCTGCTCGGCGACACCCAGCCCGTGAAACTCCCCGACGGCCGCTGGCGGCTCTACGACGACGTGCGCGCCGAGCTCTACGGCTGGCCCAACGAGGTGACCGCGGAGGATTACCGTGCCCGCGTGGACCAGGCCTGCGCCTTCCTCGACGGCAAGTCGCGCGAATGGCTCAATGAGCTGCGCGAGGAGATGACCGCCCGCGCCGCCAAGCAGGAATTCGAGAAGGCCGCCGAGCTCCGCGACGTCGTGCTCGCGCTCGAGCGCACGCTGGCCAAGACCCGCAAGTTCACCCGCGACCTGACGAAGCTCCGCCCCGACGCCGAGGCGTTGCGCTCGCTCCAGGAGGCGCTCGGCCTCGAGTCACCGCCGGCGCACATGGAGTGCTTCGACATCTCGCACATCAGCGGCACCTTCGTCGTCGCCTCGATGGTCCACTTCACCGACGGCCAGCCCGACAAGGACGAATACCGGCGTTTCTCCATCAAGAGCTTCATCGGCAACGACGATTTCCGGGCGATGGAGGAGGTCGTGGGCCGCCGCTACCGCCGGCTCATCGAGGAGAAGAAGATGTTTCCCGACCTCGTCGTGATCGACGGCGGCCGCGGCCAGATTGCCGCCGCACTCAAGGCCTTCGTCGCGCTTGAGTGTCCGCCGCCCGCCATGATCGGCCTCGCGAAGAAGCACGAGACGATCATCTTCCCCGACGCCCGCGCCCCGCTGAACCTCCCGCTCTCCCACCCCGGCCTCAACCTGCTCCAGCGCCTGCGCGACGAGGCCCACCGCTTCGCCAACACCTACAACGCCGACCTTCGCTCGCGGAAGATCAAGGAGAGCATCCTCGACGATTTCCCCGGCCTCGGGGAGAAACGAAAGACCGTCCTGCTCGAACACTTCGGCACCATCGACAAGCTCCGCAGCGCGAGCGTCGAAAAGATCGCCGAAGTCGAAGGCTTCGGCCCGAAGCTGGCCGCCGAGCTCCGCGCCTTCCTCGACGCGGCGAAGCCAACAGGTTCAGTTCCAGACTAA
- a CDS encoding sodium-dependent bicarbonate transport family permease, with protein MDLLTPLLSGLMSPMVLAFLLGIVAALLRSDLQIPEPLHAALTIYLLFAIGLKGGAKLEGVNPADFAGPLVAALGLCVAIPAWSYLLLRRLGRFDAVNAGAIAAHYGSVSVVTFGACVAYLDARAVAHEPFLPALLAMMEVPGILMALWLVRRTQPAPATVPASALAFVPPALGGERGRVLHELLTSKGIVLLLGGMVIGLASGKKGFEQVAPLFETPFRGVLTLFLLEIGLVTGRRLRDLRTAGPFLCTFAVVMPLLHGLLGAALGTWTGLSAGGAAALGTLAASASYIAAPAAVRVALPAANPAYYLTASLAVTFPFNVVVGIPLYFAFARWLG; from the coding sequence ATGGACCTGCTGACTCCGCTCCTCTCCGGCTTGATGTCCCCGATGGTGCTCGCCTTCCTGCTGGGCATTGTCGCCGCGCTCCTCCGGAGCGACCTGCAGATTCCCGAGCCGCTGCACGCGGCGCTGACGATCTACCTGCTGTTCGCCATCGGGCTGAAGGGCGGGGCCAAGCTGGAGGGGGTGAACCCGGCCGACTTTGCCGGACCGCTGGTGGCGGCGCTGGGCCTGTGCGTGGCGATTCCGGCGTGGAGTTACCTGCTGTTGCGGCGGCTGGGGAGATTTGACGCGGTGAATGCGGGGGCGATTGCGGCGCACTACGGTTCGGTCTCGGTCGTGACCTTCGGCGCCTGCGTGGCCTACCTCGACGCGCGCGCGGTGGCGCACGAGCCATTTCTCCCGGCGCTGCTCGCGATGATGGAGGTGCCGGGCATCCTGATGGCGCTGTGGCTGGTGCGCCGCACCCAGCCGGCACCGGCGACCGTGCCGGCGTCGGCGCTTGCCTTTGTGCCCCCGGCGTTGGGCGGCGAACGGGGCCGGGTGCTGCACGAGCTGCTGACCAGCAAGGGCATCGTGCTCCTGCTCGGGGGCATGGTGATCGGGCTGGCCTCGGGAAAGAAGGGCTTCGAGCAGGTGGCGCCGCTGTTCGAGACGCCCTTCCGCGGCGTGCTGACGCTGTTCCTGCTGGAAATCGGCCTCGTGACCGGCCGCCGGCTGCGGGACCTGCGCACGGCCGGACCCTTTCTCTGCACCTTCGCCGTGGTGATGCCGCTGCTGCACGGATTGCTCGGCGCGGCGCTGGGCACCTGGACGGGACTGAGTGCCGGCGGGGCCGCGGCGCTGGGCACGCTGGCGGCCAGCGCGTCCTACATCGCCGCCCCGGCGGCCGTGCGCGTGGCGCTGCCGGCGGCCAACCCGGCTTATTACCTCACGGCGTCGCTGGCGGTCACGTTCCCCTTCAACGTCGTGGTCGGCATCCCGCTGTATTTTGCCTTCGCGCGCTGGCTGGGCTGA
- the cobA gene encoding uroporphyrinogen-III C-methyltransferase — MNTAQTIAKKGFVWLIGAGPGAADLITVRGLKALQAAEAVVYDELANSDLLANCRSGCELHSVGKRAGRHNASQGEINELLVSLAQSGKKVVRLKGGDPLVFGRAGEEIEALRAAGLPYEIVPGVTAATAAAAVTGLPLTHRDFSSAVVFVTGHQCAANTGGLDWAALAKLKATLCFYMGVRRLPEIVHNLVEHGMAGTTPLALISQATLPAQKVTITTLAEAAVIPSEHIAQPALVVIGEVVRVSDFAQQVPGLAGRDRGSVL, encoded by the coding sequence ATGAACACAGCCCAAACCATTGCCAAGAAAGGCTTTGTATGGCTCATTGGAGCTGGCCCGGGTGCGGCTGACTTGATCACGGTGCGCGGTTTGAAGGCACTCCAGGCGGCCGAGGCCGTGGTCTATGATGAGCTGGCCAACAGCGACCTGCTGGCGAACTGCCGGTCCGGCTGCGAGCTGCACTCCGTCGGCAAACGCGCCGGGCGGCACAATGCTTCCCAGGGTGAGATCAACGAACTGCTGGTGTCGCTCGCCCAGTCCGGGAAAAAGGTCGTGCGCCTGAAGGGCGGCGATCCGCTGGTCTTCGGGCGGGCCGGCGAGGAAATCGAGGCCCTGCGCGCCGCCGGGCTGCCTTACGAGATCGTACCGGGCGTCACAGCCGCGACCGCCGCGGCCGCCGTGACCGGCCTGCCGCTGACGCATCGCGACTTTTCGTCGGCCGTGGTCTTCGTGACAGGTCACCAATGCGCGGCCAACACGGGCGGGCTCGACTGGGCCGCGCTCGCGAAGCTCAAGGCCACGCTCTGTTTCTACATGGGCGTGCGGCGTCTGCCCGAGATCGTGCACAATCTCGTCGAACACGGGATGGCCGGCACCACGCCGCTGGCGCTGATCAGCCAGGCCACGCTGCCCGCGCAGAAAGTCACCATCACCACGCTGGCCGAAGCCGCGGTGATTCCGTCGGAGCACATTGCCCAGCCCGCGCTGGTCGTGATCGGCGAGGTCGTGCGCGTGTCGGATTTCGCGCAGCAGGTGCCGGGGTTGGCGGGTAGGGACCGCGGTTCGGTCCTGTAG